A genomic region of Micromonospora sp. NBRC 110009 contains the following coding sequences:
- a CDS encoding DsrE family protein, with protein MSRTLVVKATAGADAPERCAQAFTVAATAAAAGVDVSLWLTGESTWFALPGRAQEFELPHSAPLGELLHVILTTGKVTACTQCAARRDIGQDDVIQGVRIAGAAVFVEEAMAEGAQALVY; from the coding sequence ATGTCCCGCACTCTCGTCGTCAAGGCCACCGCCGGCGCGGACGCCCCCGAGCGCTGCGCACAGGCCTTCACCGTCGCCGCCACCGCCGCCGCCGCCGGCGTCGACGTGTCGCTCTGGCTGACCGGGGAGTCGACCTGGTTCGCGCTGCCCGGCCGGGCCCAGGAGTTCGAGCTGCCGCACTCCGCGCCGCTCGGCGAACTGCTGCACGTGATCCTCACCACCGGCAAGGTGACCGCCTGCACCCAGTGCGCCGCCCGCCGGGACATCGGCCAGGACGACGTCATCCAGGGCGTACGCATCGCCGGCGCCGCGGTCTTCGTCGAGGAGGCGATGGCCGAGGGCGCCCAGGCCCTGGTCTACTGA
- a CDS encoding aminotransferase class IV, with amino-acid sequence MVASRVAVLGRGVVPAGEAVLRGDDRGVLHGDGLFETLHLRGGEPWLRDAHLARLRAGAAAVELDLPPTDALVELLDAIRAGWPPEVEGALRLVCTRGPEGGGSPTVYATLGEVPAAAKRARRDGVTVATLPLGVAARSRPGLGWLPAGVKSTSYGVSTAARRWAAGHGVDDVLWVSTDGFVLEAPSANVVWLTGTTLRTVPAAETGVLPGVTARWLLDHAGDLGLTAEERLITPAALQTADAAWLTSSLRGLAQVRSLDGVPHSSSPLTPALLTLLGFPRPDTGAR; translated from the coding sequence GTGGTGGCATCGCGGGTGGCCGTGCTGGGCCGGGGCGTCGTACCGGCCGGGGAGGCGGTGCTGCGCGGCGACGACCGGGGGGTGTTGCACGGCGACGGCCTCTTCGAGACCCTGCACCTGCGCGGCGGGGAGCCCTGGCTGCGGGACGCGCACCTGGCCCGGCTGCGGGCCGGCGCGGCGGCCGTGGAGCTGGACCTGCCGCCCACCGACGCGCTGGTCGAGCTGCTCGACGCCATCCGCGCCGGGTGGCCGCCCGAGGTGGAGGGGGCGCTGCGGCTGGTCTGCACCCGGGGCCCGGAGGGCGGCGGGTCGCCGACCGTCTACGCCACGCTGGGCGAGGTGCCGGCGGCGGCGAAGCGGGCCCGGCGGGACGGGGTGACGGTGGCCACCCTGCCGCTCGGGGTGGCCGCCCGGTCCCGCCCCGGGCTGGGCTGGCTCCCGGCCGGGGTGAAGTCCACCTCGTACGGGGTGAGCACCGCCGCCCGCCGCTGGGCGGCCGGCCACGGCGTGGACGACGTGCTCTGGGTCTCCACCGACGGGTTCGTGCTGGAGGCGCCGAGCGCCAACGTGGTGTGGCTGACCGGCACGACGCTCCGCACGGTGCCGGCGGCGGAGACCGGGGTGCTGCCCGGGGTGACCGCCCGCTGGCTCCTCGACCACGCCGGCGACCTGGGCCTGACGGCGGAGGAACGCCTGATCACCCCGGCGGCGCTGCAAACGGCGGACGCCGCCTGGCTCACCTCGTCGCTCCGCGGCCTCGCGCAGGTCCGCTCCCTCGACGGCGTCCCCCACTCCTCCTCGCCCCTGACCCCGGCCCTACTCACCCTCCTCGGCTTCCCCCGGCCCGACACCGGCGCGCGTTGA
- a CDS encoding amylo-alpha-1,6-glucosidase codes for MKERVSILDGNTFLVSDRRGNIEPSFDFPTGLFSFDTRFISTWILTLNGERLHALSIDDSQSYRTRFFMVPGEPTHYLDAKVSVIRSRSIGGSFDEELTLLNHAEQEVEFVLRLEIGADFADLFEIKHQRQKKGRTTPTVGENELRLTYRREGFHREAVVSTTTPADIDEGGMTYRIRVGPHGEWTTRLHIATVIYGARGEDIRATLPLGGHRSVADIHAEQNELIERAPKLGCDCEPLAGAYRRSLNDLAALRYESIALGVRLLAAGLPWFMTLFGRDSIFTSLQVLPFLPELVPPTILMLAGLQGSRLDDFRDEEPGKILHELRYGETAGFEEQPHSPYYGSADSTALFVILLDEYERWTGDGKLVRMLEHETRAALAWLDTYGDLLGTGYVSYLTRNPETGLPNQCWKDSWDSISFSDGRLPAFPRATCELQGYAYDAKLRGARLARTFWNDPAYADRLEREAAALKERFNRDFWIADREYYALALDPDGRQVDALSSNIGHLLWSGIVDEARAPAVARHLLGPRLFSGWGVRTLADDQGRYNPIGYHVGTVWPFDNSIIAWGLSKYGFRVEAGRLCDGMLGASRYFQGRLPEAFAGYERELTDYPVQYPTACSPQAWSAGTPLLLLRVMLGLEPQGEHLIIDPAVPDGMGRVELLDIPGRWGRVDALGRSRSPHDESRGH; via the coding sequence ATGAAGGAGCGGGTCAGCATCCTGGACGGCAACACGTTCCTGGTCAGCGACCGCCGCGGCAACATCGAGCCGTCCTTCGACTTCCCCACCGGGCTCTTCTCCTTCGACACCCGGTTCATCTCCACCTGGATCCTCACCCTCAACGGGGAGAGGCTGCACGCCCTCTCCATCGACGACTCGCAGTCGTACCGGACGCGGTTCTTCATGGTCCCCGGCGAACCCACGCACTACCTGGACGCCAAGGTCTCGGTCATCCGCAGCCGGTCGATCGGCGGCAGCTTCGACGAGGAACTGACCCTGCTCAACCACGCGGAGCAGGAGGTCGAGTTCGTCCTTCGGCTCGAGATCGGCGCCGACTTCGCCGACCTGTTCGAGATCAAGCACCAGCGGCAGAAGAAGGGCCGCACCACCCCCACCGTCGGGGAGAACGAGCTACGGCTCACCTACCGCCGGGAAGGCTTCCACCGGGAGGCCGTCGTCAGCACGACCACGCCGGCCGACATCGACGAGGGCGGCATGACCTACCGGATCCGGGTCGGGCCGCACGGCGAATGGACCACCCGGCTGCACATCGCCACGGTCATCTACGGCGCCCGGGGCGAGGACATCCGGGCCACCCTGCCGCTGGGCGGGCACCGCTCGGTCGCGGACATCCACGCCGAGCAGAACGAGCTGATCGAGCGGGCCCCGAAGCTGGGCTGCGACTGCGAGCCGCTGGCCGGGGCGTACCGGCGCAGCCTCAACGACCTGGCCGCCCTCCGCTACGAGTCGATCGCGCTCGGCGTACGGCTGCTCGCCGCCGGCCTGCCCTGGTTCATGACCCTCTTCGGGCGGGACAGCATCTTCACCTCGCTCCAGGTGCTGCCCTTCCTGCCCGAGCTGGTGCCGCCCACCATCCTGATGCTGGCCGGCCTGCAGGGCAGCCGACTGGACGACTTCCGGGACGAGGAGCCGGGCAAGATCCTGCACGAACTGCGGTACGGCGAGACCGCCGGCTTCGAGGAGCAGCCGCACTCCCCGTACTACGGCTCGGCCGACTCCACCGCGCTCTTCGTGATCCTGCTCGACGAGTACGAGCGGTGGACCGGCGACGGCAAGCTGGTCCGGATGCTGGAGCACGAGACCCGGGCGGCGCTGGCCTGGCTCGACACGTACGGGGACCTGCTCGGCACCGGCTACGTCTCGTACCTGACCCGCAACCCGGAGACCGGCCTGCCGAACCAGTGCTGGAAGGACTCCTGGGACTCGATCTCCTTCTCCGACGGCCGGCTGCCGGCCTTCCCCCGGGCCACCTGTGAACTCCAGGGGTACGCGTACGACGCCAAGCTGCGCGGCGCCCGGCTGGCCCGGACGTTCTGGAACGACCCCGCGTACGCCGACCGGCTGGAACGCGAGGCGGCGGCGCTGAAGGAGCGGTTCAACCGGGACTTCTGGATCGCGGACCGGGAGTACTACGCGCTGGCCCTGGACCCGGACGGGCGGCAGGTGGACGCCCTCTCCTCCAACATCGGGCATCTGCTGTGGAGCGGCATCGTCGACGAGGCGCGGGCGCCCGCGGTCGCCCGGCACCTGCTGGGGCCGCGGCTCTTCTCCGGCTGGGGCGTGCGGACCCTCGCCGACGACCAGGGCCGCTACAACCCGATCGGCTACCACGTCGGCACCGTCTGGCCGTTCGACAACTCGATCATCGCGTGGGGACTCTCGAAGTACGGCTTCCGCGTGGAGGCCGGCCGGCTCTGTGACGGGATGCTCGGCGCCTCCCGCTACTTCCAGGGACGGCTCCCCGAGGCGTTCGCCGGCTACGAGCGCGAACTCACCGACTACCCGGTGCAGTATCCGACCGCGTGCAGCCCGCAGGCCTGGTCCGCCGGCACCCCGCTGCTGCTGCTCCGGGTGATGCTCGGCCTGGAACCGCAGGGCGAGCACCTGATCATCGACCCCGCGGTGCCGGACGGGATGGGCCGGGTGGAGCTGCTCGACATCCCGGGCCGATGGGGCCGGGTGGACGCGCTGGGCCGCAGCCGAAGCCCGCACGACGAAAGTCGCGGGCACTGA
- a CDS encoding SCP2 sterol-binding domain-containing protein — MGGAIEEFFASLPVRAPAVLRGPASGTLQVDLTEGNRTEHWYVRLAPGSVQVTRERCPADATFTVSAKLFEELADGREAGVAAVFRNEATFSGNVLLFLLFRRFFPDPPGTRDPREIAREHVGRSE, encoded by the coding sequence GTGGGTGGGGCCATCGAGGAGTTCTTCGCGTCGCTGCCGGTGCGTGCCCCGGCGGTGCTGCGCGGCCCGGCCAGCGGCACCCTCCAGGTCGACCTGACCGAAGGTAACCGGACCGAACATTGGTACGTGCGGCTGGCCCCCGGCTCCGTCCAGGTCACCCGCGAGCGGTGCCCGGCCGACGCCACCTTCACGGTCAGCGCCAAACTGTTCGAGGAACTGGCCGACGGGCGCGAGGCCGGCGTGGCGGCGGTGTTCCGCAACGAGGCCACGTTCAGCGGCAACGTCCTGCTGTTCCTGCTCTTCCGCCGCTTCTTCCCCGACCCGCCCGGCACCCGTGACCCCCGGGAGATCGCTCGCGAGCACGTCGGACGGTCGGAATGA
- a CDS encoding beta-keto acid cleavage family enzyme produces MSTGTLITVAPTGAESAKAEVPALPVTLDELLLTAKECEALGAAVIHVHIRDDEAKPTLDQGRLRETVVALRESTDLIVQLSSGGAVTDPEADRLAVLDAGPDMASCTMGTVNFGDDVFLNRWEFIVDLHTRMQDKGVVPEYEIFELGHLTALQRLLGKYGLPHGGHVHVDFVMGVPGGMPGTTATLVAAEQMLRDLPEGTTFSATGIGRSTIPVMLASLSAGGHLRVGMEDTVTYAKGRPVESNMQLVARAVGFAQLAQRPPLTTSEARQLLGL; encoded by the coding sequence ATGAGCACAGGGACGTTGATCACGGTTGCCCCGACCGGCGCGGAGTCGGCCAAGGCGGAGGTGCCGGCGCTGCCGGTGACCCTCGACGAGTTGCTGCTGACCGCCAAGGAGTGCGAGGCGCTGGGCGCCGCGGTGATCCACGTCCACATCCGCGACGACGAGGCGAAGCCGACCCTCGACCAGGGCCGGCTGCGGGAGACCGTGGTCGCGCTGCGGGAGAGCACCGACCTGATCGTGCAGCTCTCCTCGGGCGGCGCGGTGACCGACCCGGAGGCCGACCGGCTCGCCGTGCTGGACGCCGGTCCGGACATGGCCTCCTGCACGATGGGGACGGTCAACTTCGGCGACGACGTCTTCCTGAACCGCTGGGAGTTCATCGTCGACCTGCACACCCGGATGCAGGACAAGGGCGTCGTCCCCGAGTACGAGATCTTCGAGCTGGGCCACCTCACCGCCCTCCAGCGGCTGCTCGGCAAGTACGGCCTGCCGCACGGCGGGCACGTGCACGTCGACTTCGTGATGGGCGTGCCGGGCGGCATGCCGGGCACCACCGCGACCCTGGTCGCCGCCGAGCAGATGCTGCGCGACCTGCCGGAGGGCACCACCTTCTCGGCCACCGGGATCGGCCGCAGCACCATCCCGGTGATGCTGGCCTCCCTCTCGGCCGGTGGTCACCTCCGGGTCGGCATGGAGGACACGGTCACCTACGCCAAGGGTCGGCCGGTCGAGTCCAACATGCAGCTGGTGGCCCGCGCGGTCGGCTTCGCCCAGCTCGCCCAGCGTCCGCCGCTGACCACCAGCGAGGCTCGGCAGCTGCTCGGCCTGTAA
- the ygfZ gene encoding CAF17-like 4Fe-4S cluster assembly/insertion protein YgfZ produces the protein MIDIAGAVAAEAIDEETRDQPEPAHRAAGVGPVAAHYGDPMREQRTLATGVGLVDRSHRGVVAVPGEDRISWLHTLTSQHLAGLRPWQGTELLVLSPHGHVEQHAMVAEDGETTWLDTEPGMTTGLLSYLEKMRFFSKVEPRDVTADHALLSLVGPEATGALDTLGVTGLAAPDLVAVPGPKFRSGELPPRPGVVYDVKPLPGGGWARRVALGVDLLVPRDAMGRLVDELRGAGVPVAGLWAYEAVRVAARRARVGVDTDHRTIPAEVDLIAPAVHLDKGCYRGQETVARVHNLGKPPRRLVLLHLDGVTTDQPPVVGTPVTLDGRAVGFVGTAVHHHELGQIALAVVKRNVADDARLMVGETAAAIDPA, from the coding sequence ATGATCGACATCGCGGGTGCGGTGGCCGCCGAGGCGATCGACGAGGAGACCCGGGACCAGCCCGAGCCGGCCCACCGGGCGGCCGGGGTCGGCCCGGTCGCCGCGCACTACGGCGACCCGATGCGCGAGCAGCGCACGCTCGCCACCGGCGTCGGCCTGGTGGACCGCTCGCACCGGGGCGTGGTGGCGGTGCCGGGCGAGGACCGGATCAGCTGGCTGCACACCCTGACCAGCCAGCACCTCGCCGGGCTGCGCCCCTGGCAGGGCACCGAGCTGCTGGTGCTCTCCCCGCACGGGCACGTCGAGCAGCACGCCATGGTCGCCGAGGACGGCGAGACCACCTGGTTGGACACCGAGCCGGGGATGACCACCGGGCTGCTGTCGTACCTGGAGAAGATGCGGTTCTTCAGCAAGGTCGAGCCGCGCGACGTCACCGCCGACCACGCCCTGCTCTCGCTGGTCGGGCCGGAGGCCACCGGCGCGCTCGACACCCTCGGCGTCACCGGGCTGGCCGCGCCCGACCTGGTCGCGGTGCCGGGCCCGAAGTTCCGCTCCGGCGAGCTGCCACCCCGGCCCGGCGTGGTGTACGACGTGAAGCCGCTGCCGGGCGGCGGGTGGGCCCGGCGGGTGGCGCTCGGCGTGGACCTGCTGGTGCCCCGGGACGCGATGGGCCGGCTGGTGGACGAACTGCGCGGGGCGGGCGTGCCGGTCGCCGGGCTGTGGGCGTACGAGGCGGTCCGGGTGGCCGCCCGGCGGGCCCGGGTCGGGGTGGACACGGACCACCGCACCATCCCGGCCGAGGTGGACCTGATCGCTCCGGCCGTCCACCTGGACAAGGGCTGCTACCGGGGGCAGGAGACGGTGGCCCGGGTGCACAACCTGGGCAAGCCGCCGCGCCGCCTGGTCCTGCTGCACCTGGACGGGGTGACCACCGACCAGCCGCCGGTGGTCGGGACGCCGGTCACCCTCGACGGCCGGGCGGTCGGCTTCGTCGGCACCGCGGTGCACCACCACGAGCTGGGCCAGATCGCCCTGGCCGTGGTCAAGCGCAACGTCGCCGACGACGCCCGGCTGATGGTCGGGGAGACGGCCGCCGCCATCGATCCTGCGTAA
- the mtfM gene encoding small membrane protein MtfM, giving the protein MVTEIGFVSLLVAGLGALAGGLVYLAVRISRGKW; this is encoded by the coding sequence ATGGTTACCGAGATCGGGTTCGTCAGCCTGCTGGTCGCCGGCCTGGGCGCGCTCGCCGGTGGCCTGGTCTATCTCGCAGTCCGCATTTCGAGAGGTAAGTGGTGA
- a CDS encoding heme-binding beta-barrel domain-containing protein has product MVSENPLQPPWLNAPPVDPYPYEESHDLRVGPKLHRSLDGLLPYIGVWRGRGRGGFPTIEDFDFAQEIRISHDGRPFLFYESRAWILDEQSRPVRPAGREVGWWRPVLDGDRVTDELEALMTTPTGVMELHIGKRTGTQIEFATDAVVRTATAKEVTSGARLFGIVEGALLYAQEMAAMGQPLSPHLSARLTRVAG; this is encoded by the coding sequence GTGGTGAGTGAGAACCCGCTGCAGCCGCCGTGGCTGAACGCGCCGCCGGTCGACCCGTACCCGTACGAGGAGAGCCACGACCTGCGCGTCGGCCCGAAGCTGCACCGGAGCCTGGACGGCCTGCTGCCGTACATCGGGGTGTGGCGCGGGCGGGGTCGGGGCGGATTCCCCACCATCGAGGACTTCGACTTCGCGCAGGAGATCCGGATCAGCCACGACGGCCGGCCCTTCCTGTTCTACGAGTCCCGCGCCTGGATCCTGGACGAGCAGAGCCGCCCGGTCCGCCCGGCCGGTCGTGAGGTGGGCTGGTGGCGTCCGGTGTTGGACGGCGACCGGGTCACCGACGAGCTGGAAGCGCTGATGACCACGCCGACCGGCGTGATGGAGCTGCACATCGGCAAGCGCACGGGCACCCAGATCGAGTTCGCCACCGACGCGGTGGTCCGGACGGCCACCGCCAAGGAGGTCACCTCCGGCGCCCGCCTCTTCGGCATCGTCGAGGGCGCCCTGCTCTACGCCCAGGAGATGGCGGCCATGGGTCAACCCCTCAGCCCGCACCTCTCCGCCCGCCTCACCCGCGTAGCCGGCTGA
- a CDS encoding Fur family transcriptional regulator, translated as MSESSLAELLRSRGLRLTAQRQLVLQAVLDLGHATPEQVHSAVREVAAGVNITTIYRTLELLERLGLVTHTHLSHGSPTYHAAGEHQHVHLVCRECGAIDEIEPELLRPLADQLAAQRGFQVDIGHVALFGVCGRCEDGGEK; from the coding sequence GTGTCCGAATCCTCGCTCGCGGAACTGCTCCGCTCCCGTGGGCTGCGGCTGACGGCGCAGCGGCAGCTGGTCCTCCAAGCGGTCCTGGACCTGGGGCACGCCACGCCGGAGCAGGTCCACTCGGCGGTCCGCGAGGTGGCCGCCGGGGTCAACATCACGACCATCTACCGCACGCTGGAGCTGCTGGAACGGCTCGGCCTGGTGACCCACACCCACCTGTCGCACGGCTCGCCGACCTATCACGCGGCGGGCGAGCACCAGCACGTCCACCTGGTCTGCCGGGAGTGCGGCGCGATCGACGAGATCGAGCCCGAGCTGCTCCGCCCGCTGGCCGACCAGTTGGCCGCGCAGCGGGGATTCCAGGTGGACATCGGGCACGTGGCGCTGTTCGGGGTCTGCGGCAGGTGCGAGGACGGGGGAGAGAAATGA